A single genomic interval of Gouania willdenowi chromosome 22, fGouWil2.1, whole genome shotgun sequence harbors:
- the dcdc2b gene encoding doublecortin domain-containing protein 2B isoform X1, with translation MAAPSLLPPVKSVLVYRNGDPFYSGRRFVVNQRQVTTMEVFLNEVTQSIGARLAVRTLYTPRQGHRVTDLQQLQTGAQYVAAGSERFKKLDYLNVGAKKQAVNNREETQAKGIQRPNVSAKWRKFIPLPCILHVFRNGDLLCPPFRFIIPRTMLQDLEQVLSLVTEKVNLRTGAVRRLCSMEGVAVSSAAELETGHCYVAVGTERFKKLPYVELLVSKATERFLPGKRRQRRAENRKAGSGPDDQYSDSALLESPEVKRCSKSDGRRVKSTGDEAAASQKNRRQAAELTSAFFAKPVKIRKNRVKTRPDQPSVFKRAARKRREEVRGAVEVQEDENTATEIPVDQRVAETVEAEELNDTQDSRLHGSQQESQQDESPSEMRPLSSNSQGSNGKEKDFQQENGPGIAQQDHHHHHHHQECTTASQ, from the exons ATGGCAGCTCCATCTCTCCTACCTCCAGTGAAGAGCGTACTGGTCTACAGGAATGGAGACCCCTTCTACAGTGGGAGGAGGTTTGTGGTGAACCAGCGTCAGGTGACCACCATGGAGGTGTTCCTGAACGAGGTGACCCAGAGCATCGGAGCCCGTCTGGCCGTCAGGACTCTGTACACGCCCCGGCAGGGTCACCGGGTCACCGACCTGCAGCAGCTGCAGACGGGGGCTCAGTATGTGGCAGCTGGCTCTGAAAGGTTCAAGAAACTGGA TTATTTAAACGTCGGTGCCAAAAAACAGGCCGTCAACAACCGCGAAGAAACACAG GCCAAAGGCATCCAGAGGCCCAACGTCTCAGCTAAGTGGAGGAAGTTCATCCCCCTGCCGTGTATTCTACA CGTTTTCCGTAACGGCGATCTACTCTGTCCACCGTTCCGATTCATCATCCCTCGGACCATGCTGCAGGACCTGGAGCAGGTCTTAAGTCTCGTCACGGAGAAGGTGAACCTACGGACCGGAGCGGTGCGCAG GTTGTGCTCTATGGAGGGAGTGGCTGTGTCATCGGCTGCAGAGCTGGAAACCGGGCATTGCTACGTTGCCGTGGGAACCGAGAGGTTCAAGAAACTTCCATATGTAGAGTTGTTGGTTTCAAAAGCAACGGAGAG ATTCCTTCCTGGAAAAAGAAGGCAGAGGAGGGCTGAG aacagaaaagcaggaagtggcCCAGACGACCAGTACAGTGACTCAGCTCTCCTTGAATCTCCAGAGGTGAAAAGATGTTCAAAG TCAGATGGTAGGAGAGTGAAATCGACAGGAGACGAGGCTGCAGCTTCACAGAAGAACAGGAGACAAGCAGCAGAGCTGACATCAGCGTTTTTTGCCAAACCGGTCAAGATCAGGAAGAACCGAGTGAAGACGAGACCTG ACCAGCCCAGCGTGTTTAAAAGAGCAGCACGGAAGAGGAGGGAAGAGGTGCGAGGAGCTGTGGAGGTTCAGGAGGATGAAAACACAGCCACAGAGATTCCTGTGGATCAG AGAGTTGCAGAAACGGTAGAAGCTGAGGAGCTCAACGACACACAGGACTCTCGTCTTCACGGCAGCCAGCAG GAGTCCCAACAAGATGAATccccatcagagatgagaccgttATCGTCAAACTCTCAGGGATCCAACGGGAAAGAAAAG gattttcagcaggaaaatggACCAGGCATTGCACAGCaggaccatcatcatcatcatcatcatcaggagTGCACGACAGCATCGCAATGA
- the dcdc2b gene encoding doublecortin domain-containing protein 2B isoform X2, which produces MAAPSLLPPVKSVLVYRNGDPFYSGRRFVVNQRQVTTMEVFLNEVTQSIGARLAVRTLYTPRQGHRVTDLQQLQTGAQYVAAGSERFKKLDYLNVGAKKQAVNNREETQAKGIQRPNVSAKWRKFIPLPCILHVFRNGDLLCPPFRFIIPRTMLQDLEQVLSLVTEKVNLRTGAVRRLCSMEGVAVSSAAELETGHCYVAVGTERFKKLPYVELLVSKATERFLPGKRRQRRAENRKAGSGPDDQYSDSALLESPESDGRRVKSTGDEAAASQKNRRQAAELTSAFFAKPVKIRKNRVKTRPDQPSVFKRAARKRREEVRGAVEVQEDENTATEIPVDQRVAETVEAEELNDTQDSRLHGSQQESQQDESPSEMRPLSSNSQGSNGKEKDFQQENGPGIAQQDHHHHHHHQECTTASQ; this is translated from the exons ATGGCAGCTCCATCTCTCCTACCTCCAGTGAAGAGCGTACTGGTCTACAGGAATGGAGACCCCTTCTACAGTGGGAGGAGGTTTGTGGTGAACCAGCGTCAGGTGACCACCATGGAGGTGTTCCTGAACGAGGTGACCCAGAGCATCGGAGCCCGTCTGGCCGTCAGGACTCTGTACACGCCCCGGCAGGGTCACCGGGTCACCGACCTGCAGCAGCTGCAGACGGGGGCTCAGTATGTGGCAGCTGGCTCTGAAAGGTTCAAGAAACTGGA TTATTTAAACGTCGGTGCCAAAAAACAGGCCGTCAACAACCGCGAAGAAACACAG GCCAAAGGCATCCAGAGGCCCAACGTCTCAGCTAAGTGGAGGAAGTTCATCCCCCTGCCGTGTATTCTACA CGTTTTCCGTAACGGCGATCTACTCTGTCCACCGTTCCGATTCATCATCCCTCGGACCATGCTGCAGGACCTGGAGCAGGTCTTAAGTCTCGTCACGGAGAAGGTGAACCTACGGACCGGAGCGGTGCGCAG GTTGTGCTCTATGGAGGGAGTGGCTGTGTCATCGGCTGCAGAGCTGGAAACCGGGCATTGCTACGTTGCCGTGGGAACCGAGAGGTTCAAGAAACTTCCATATGTAGAGTTGTTGGTTTCAAAAGCAACGGAGAG ATTCCTTCCTGGAAAAAGAAGGCAGAGGAGGGCTGAG aacagaaaagcaggaagtggcCCAGACGACCAGTACAGTGACTCAGCTCTCCTTGAATCTCCAGAG TCAGATGGTAGGAGAGTGAAATCGACAGGAGACGAGGCTGCAGCTTCACAGAAGAACAGGAGACAAGCAGCAGAGCTGACATCAGCGTTTTTTGCCAAACCGGTCAAGATCAGGAAGAACCGAGTGAAGACGAGACCTG ACCAGCCCAGCGTGTTTAAAAGAGCAGCACGGAAGAGGAGGGAAGAGGTGCGAGGAGCTGTGGAGGTTCAGGAGGATGAAAACACAGCCACAGAGATTCCTGTGGATCAG AGAGTTGCAGAAACGGTAGAAGCTGAGGAGCTCAACGACACACAGGACTCTCGTCTTCACGGCAGCCAGCAG GAGTCCCAACAAGATGAATccccatcagagatgagaccgttATCGTCAAACTCTCAGGGATCCAACGGGAAAGAAAAG gattttcagcaggaaaatggACCAGGCATTGCACAGCaggaccatcatcatcatcatcatcatcaggagTGCACGACAGCATCGCAATGA
- the iqcc gene encoding IQ domain-containing protein C, whose protein sequence is MDVCKLEQKIAQFQARARGYLVRKEVRLAREDFEEIVAEIDGDLKHLRWRETVISNPDFTDTCLQPSSSTWRPPDPEVGVGVFSQRSEASSEEGGDNLVISGKMEAERDYSHTCSTVREKQRGGSVTEGTEESRSTWNLSDRDLNYDRPYKGVQQYCLAQDVASTPEALRLHRNTLTMELLWLQQAIDSRKKYLSLKDRLSVS, encoded by the exons ATGGATGTCTGCAAATTAGAGCAGAAAATAGCGCAATTTCAG GCGCGTGCACGTGGATACCTGGTGAGGAAAGAAGTGCGTCTTGCACGAGAAGATTTTGAAGAGATTGTCGCTGAGATTGATGGTGATTTGAAGCATTTAAGGTGGAGAGAAACAGTCATTTCCAACCCTGACTTCACTGATACT TGTTTACAACCTAGCAGCTCCACATGGAGACCTCCAGATCCAGAAGTTGGAGTTGGAGTGTTTTCCCAGAGATCTGAAGCCTCATCTGAGGAAGGAGGAGATAATCTTGTAATTTCAGGAAAGATGGAAGCAGAAAGAGATTATTCACACACCTGTAGCACTGTTAGGGAGAAGCAGAGAGGAGGCTCTGTGACGGAGGGTACAGAGGAGTCACGATCAACATGGAACCTCTCAGATAGAGACTTGAACTATGATCGACCGTACAAAG GTGTGCAGCAGTACTGCTTGGCTCAGGATGTAGCCAGTACCCCTGAGGCGCTGCGTCTCCATAGAAACACACTGACCATGGAGCTACTGTGGCTCCAACAGGCCATCGACAGCAGGAAAAAG TATTTATCACTGAAGGACAGACTGAGTGTTTCCTGA